In the genome of Hyphobacterium sp. CCMP332, one region contains:
- the sppA gene encoding signal peptide peptidase SppA, whose product MNFLKYTLATILGLFLFLIISIFIFMGIGAAASQKEEVKIKDTSVLELNLGSPISEKEPDNPFEEFGFEIPGAEFTLGLKEIKECIRNASLDERIKAIYLNSSNFGGGFAIATEIRKELEKFKESGKPIIAYSEYYSEAAYALSTVADTILLHPMGLVEFNGFNLEMMFLGGTLEKLDIKAEIIKVGDYKSAAESLVRKDFSEENEEQLRFLIDEIYADFINDVARGRGIDDTTLLNIVNTHKLRTSDDVLASNMVDMLANKDESIDILKTAIGVSKDDKIELVSYSKYKNVNIESENTSKNRIAVLVAEGEINSGESDEDVLGSDTFAEQMRKLRENERVKAVVVRVNSPGGSAVASEIMAREIALTKEEKPVVASMSDVAASGGYWISMGCDKIIAQPNTITGSIGVIGVILNIEKFMENKLGITFDRIKTGEFADIGSGTHEMTETERAIIQESVDDVYEDFITKVAFFRKMDIEEVKSIAGGRIWTGKQAMERKLVDELGGLERAVEVAAELANLEDYKLRYYPPKESFFEKFMKGSEKEELMTYFFGEPDRFTKAINTIKDLENKDGIIARLPYGFEIIY is encoded by the coding sequence ATGAATTTTTTAAAGTACACTCTAGCCACTATTCTGGGATTATTTCTATTTCTGATCATAAGCATTTTTATTTTTATGGGAATAGGTGCGGCGGCCTCTCAAAAAGAAGAAGTAAAAATTAAAGATACTTCAGTATTAGAATTAAATCTCGGTAGTCCGATTAGTGAAAAGGAACCCGATAATCCTTTTGAAGAATTTGGATTCGAAATACCCGGTGCAGAGTTTACTTTGGGTTTAAAAGAAATTAAAGAGTGTATCAGAAATGCGTCGCTTGATGAAAGAATCAAGGCCATTTATTTAAATTCAAGCAATTTCGGGGGTGGTTTTGCCATTGCTACTGAAATTCGAAAAGAATTAGAAAAATTTAAGGAGAGTGGAAAGCCAATAATTGCTTATAGCGAATATTACAGTGAGGCAGCCTATGCCTTATCCACTGTGGCTGATACCATTCTTTTGCATCCTATGGGGCTTGTCGAGTTTAATGGCTTCAATCTGGAAATGATGTTTTTAGGTGGAACGCTTGAGAAATTGGATATAAAGGCAGAAATAATAAAAGTAGGAGATTATAAAAGCGCTGCGGAGTCACTTGTAAGAAAAGATTTCTCAGAAGAAAATGAAGAACAGCTCAGATTTTTAATCGATGAAATTTACGCAGATTTTATTAATGATGTGGCAAGAGGAAGAGGCATCGACGACACTACTTTGTTAAATATCGTCAACACCCACAAATTAAGAACCTCTGATGATGTTTTAGCCAGCAATATGGTAGATATGCTTGCGAATAAAGATGAATCGATCGATATACTCAAAACGGCTATCGGTGTATCTAAGGATGATAAAATTGAATTGGTGAGTTATAGTAAATACAAAAATGTCAATATAGAATCAGAGAATACTAGTAAAAATAGAATTGCTGTTTTAGTAGCTGAAGGAGAAATCAATAGTGGTGAAAGCGATGAAGACGTACTTGGTTCAGATACCTTTGCCGAACAAATGCGAAAACTGAGAGAGAATGAAAGAGTTAAAGCCGTAGTGGTCAGAGTGAACTCTCCCGGTGGTAGTGCAGTGGCTTCCGAGATCATGGCTCGCGAAATTGCCTTAACAAAGGAAGAGAAACCCGTTGTTGCGTCTATGTCGGATGTTGCGGCCAGCGGAGGTTATTGGATTTCTATGGGCTGTGACAAAATAATAGCCCAACCAAATACCATTACAGGTTCTATTGGAGTGATTGGCGTAATTCTGAATATTGAAAAGTTTATGGAAAATAAGCTAGGAATTACTTTCGATAGAATAAAAACAGGAGAATTTGCTGATATCGGTAGTGGTACCCATGAAATGACGGAAACCGAACGCGCTATTATTCAGGAATCCGTTGATGATGTATATGAAGATTTTATTACTAAAGTAGCATTCTTTAGAAAAATGGACATTGAAGAAGTAAAGAGTATTGCTGGCGGCAGGATCTGGACGGGCAAGCAGGCCATGGAGAGAAAGTTAGTTGATGAATTGGGTGGCCTGGAAAGAGCGGTTGAAGTCGCCGCTGAATTAGCAAACCTCGAAGACTACAAGCTAAGATACTATCCACCCAAAGAAAGTTTTTTCGAGAAATTCATGAAAGGATCGGAAAAGGAAGAATTGATGACTTACTTTTTTGGAGAACCCGATAGATTTACAAAAGCCATTAATACTATTAAAGACCTTGAAAATAAGGATGGTATTATTGCCCGATTACCCTACGGATTTGAAATTATTTATTAG
- a CDS encoding purine-nucleoside phosphorylase, which yields MTLKEIKESLDYIQKKIDFKPEFGIILGTGLGALAKEIIKELEINYKEIPHFPVSTVESHTGKLIFGYLSGKRVVVMQGRFHYYEGYSMQQIVLPVRVMKMLGIKTLFVSNASGGLNPDYQVSDLMILNDHINLLPENPLRGPNIDELGVRFPDLSNVYDKKLIQRALQISTDFEINVHEGIYAAVQGPTLETPAEYRYIRIIGADAVGMSTIPEVIVAHQMGVPVFAISVITDMGVPGMIEKVTIEKVLAAAAKAEPFMTLILKELISEA from the coding sequence ATGACGCTTAAAGAAATAAAGGAATCTTTAGATTATATACAGAAGAAAATTGATTTCAAGCCGGAATTCGGAATTATTCTGGGAACAGGCCTCGGTGCACTCGCTAAGGAAATCATAAAGGAGTTGGAAATCAATTATAAAGAAATCCCTCATTTTCCTGTTTCTACGGTAGAGAGTCATACAGGAAAATTAATTTTTGGTTATTTGTCTGGTAAGAGGGTGGTCGTAATGCAAGGAAGGTTTCACTATTACGAGGGCTACTCAATGCAACAAATTGTGCTTCCCGTAAGAGTGATGAAAATGCTTGGAATTAAAACACTCTTCGTAAGTAATGCCTCCGGGGGACTAAATCCCGATTATCAGGTAAGCGATCTTATGATCTTAAATGATCACATCAATTTATTGCCGGAAAACCCATTGCGAGGTCCAAATATTGATGAGTTAGGTGTTCGGTTTCCCGATTTGAGTAATGTTTACGATAAAAAATTAATACAACGAGCGCTTCAAATATCAACTGATTTTGAAATTAATGTGCATGAGGGAATATATGCTGCAGTTCAGGGTCCAACTTTAGAAACTCCGGCGGAATATCGCTACATCAGAATAATCGGAGCAGATGCTGTAGGGATGTCTACAATTCCAGAGGTAATAGTTGCACATCAAATGGGAGTACCTGTTTTTGCTATCTCAGTTATCACCGATATGGGTGTGCCAGGTATGATTGAAAAGGTCACTATTGAAAAGGTATTGGCTGCTGCTGCAAAAGCTGAACCATTCATGACTTTGATTTTGAAAGAATTAATAAGTGAGGCATAA
- a CDS encoding YtxH domain-containing protein, which produces MKNLGIFLTGAITGAAIGVLLAPNSGEKTRKLIAKEFDSTMHDWEKTLAKTSKEMKAEYNKKLEDLTKHGKEWVNEAKEAVKLN; this is translated from the coding sequence ATGAAAAATTTAGGAATATTCTTAACAGGTGCAATTACAGGAGCTGCTATTGGAGTATTATTGGCACCGAATTCTGGTGAAAAAACAAGAAAATTGATAGCAAAAGAATTTGACAGCACCATGCACGATTGGGAAAAAACTCTAGCCAAGACCTCCAAGGAAATGAAAGCTGAATACAACAAGAAACTGGAGGATCTCACCAAACACGGAAAAGAGTGGGTGAACGAAGCAAAAGAGGCCGTCAAATTGAATTAA
- a CDS encoding DNA starvation/stationary phase protection protein — MKEVTLTSKKENDSNSKKAFRKLGYTKLETAELVESLNQLLANFSVHYQKLRNFHWNVKGPDFFDIHEQFEIQYEDAKSAIDEIAERIRVFGQTPMSTMREYLDHSEIKEASTDLTAMEMVKEIIRDYRVLLEYMFTVVENAIEYGDSGTEDMVKNFIKVTEKNHWMMSAFSQEN; from the coding sequence ATGAAAGAAGTAACCTTAACATCAAAAAAAGAAAACGATTCAAATTCAAAAAAAGCGTTTAGAAAGTTGGGTTATACCAAATTGGAAACTGCGGAGTTGGTAGAATCCCTGAATCAATTATTAGCAAATTTCAGTGTTCATTATCAAAAGCTGAGGAATTTTCATTGGAATGTGAAGGGACCCGATTTCTTTGACATTCACGAACAATTCGAAATTCAATATGAAGATGCCAAAAGCGCGATCGATGAAATTGCCGAAAGAATCAGAGTTTTTGGTCAAACACCAATGAGTACAATGCGCGAATATTTAGACCATTCTGAAATTAAAGAAGCCAGTACGGATTTAACTGCCATGGAGATGGTAAAGGAAATTATAAGAGACTATCGTGTGTTATTAGAGTACATGTTTACAGTTGTTGAAAACGCAATTGAATATGGCGATAGCGGTACTGAGGACATGGTCAAAAACTTCATAAAAGTGACTGAAAAAAATCACTGGATGATGAGCGCATTTTCTCAGGAAAACTAA
- a CDS encoding PAS domain S-box protein, translating to MKRPKKSDKEFEYIRRKYDQLWSESRDMIFICNSEYQIVDMNPSFRQNFGFRKNADISLKDIFHREEDFLRFNQQVYLKENIELFEVELKTRKKSVLPCLLSFFESIAIEGIDTFMGIIKDISTRKKAERQILMTEKLAVTGKIARNIAHEVRNPLTNLNLALDQLKDEISDNTEANVYTEIIARNATRIETLIGNLLNSSKQRQYNFSDENLNAILRESLKECNDRLVLKNIKLVDKISKKEFIKAVDKEALKVAFLNLFINAIEAMKSNRGVLEVKSSLVNENFLIEISDNGTGMDEETLNHIFEPFFSRKQKGNGLGLTNVQNIIHGHGGQIEVQSQPDKGSKFEILF from the coding sequence ATGAAAAGACCAAAAAAATCAGATAAGGAATTTGAATACATCCGGCGTAAATACGATCAATTGTGGTCGGAATCCAGGGATATGATTTTCATATGCAATAGTGAATATCAAATTGTGGATATGAATCCCTCTTTCAGACAAAATTTTGGGTTTAGGAAAAATGCGGATATTTCTCTCAAAGATATTTTTCATAGAGAAGAGGACTTTTTAAGATTCAATCAGCAAGTCTATTTAAAAGAAAACATCGAGTTATTTGAAGTTGAATTAAAGACTAGAAAAAAATCAGTTCTTCCCTGCCTTCTCAGTTTTTTTGAATCGATTGCAATAGAAGGAATTGATACTTTCATGGGAATAATAAAAGACATCAGCACAAGGAAAAAAGCGGAGCGTCAAATACTAATGACTGAAAAATTAGCAGTCACAGGTAAAATAGCAAGAAATATTGCTCACGAAGTAAGAAACCCTCTAACAAATCTAAATTTAGCATTGGATCAATTAAAAGATGAAATTTCCGACAATACAGAAGCCAATGTTTACACAGAAATAATAGCCCGAAACGCCACGCGAATTGAAACCTTAATTGGCAATCTTTTAAATTCTTCTAAACAACGACAGTATAATTTTAGCGATGAAAATTTAAATGCGATTCTCAGAGAGTCATTGAAAGAATGCAATGACCGCTTGGTACTCAAAAATATAAAACTGGTGGACAAGATCTCTAAAAAAGAATTTATCAAAGCTGTCGATAAAGAGGCTCTTAAGGTTGCTTTCTTAAATCTGTTTATTAACGCTATCGAAGCTATGAAATCAAATCGTGGAGTTTTGGAAGTAAAGTCCAGTCTTGTCAATGAAAATTTTCTGATAGAAATATCGGATAATGGCACAGGTATGGATGAAGAAACGCTTAATCATATTTTTGAACCATTTTTTAGTCGAAAGCAAAAAGGAAATGGACTTGGTCTTACAAATGTTCAAAACATTATTCACGGCCATGGTGGACAAATTGAAGTGCAAAGCCAGCCGGACAAGGGAAGTAAATTTGAAATTCTTTTTTAA